In a genomic window of Pelotomaculum thermopropionicum SI:
- the RecB gene encoding ATP-dependent exoDNAse (exonuclease V) beta subunit (contains helicase and exonuclease domains), whose translation MEQTGPDVPERVGAMSGGWTAEQLEAISARGGDVLVAASAGTGKTAVLAERIIRRITDPIKPVDVDRLLVVTFTSAAAAEMRERIRLALAREISRRPESGHLQRQAALLGRACISTVHSFCLDLLRQHFYRIGLDPSFRVADETEAALIQTGALEEVFERRYAAEDNIFAALVDCYGGRHDDALLQELVLDAYKFARSTPWPEDWLDGLAEGFNLPGGASFDRTPWSAVLKQAAEIELAGARADLEAALRIAREPGGPQAYLANLEQEHDLVCRLLQSCRTNAPWAELYSYFKEVVFSPLKQCRKEDADLKLAGQARNFRESAKKKVMQVKSRYFSLPPEDLCADLRRMAPLIKELAGLVREFDATYRKAKAARGVVDFNDLEHYCLQVLAEKGPSGAVPSQVAHELQEKFVEVLVDEYQDINAVQETILQMVSRKGEGQSNLFMVGDVKQSIYRFRLAEPGLFLKKYASFSAGTGGGQGRRLALTANFRSRQGVVSAVNFIFKQIMTPAVGEMAYGSDAMLVYGADYPPVPEGQGNYEEAVELHLVERGPAGKDGGGDDPAGEEADGGVEAVEEIEEELEAGQKEARLVARRIKELLGGSPGGEHALEIYDRELKKYRPLTYRDVAVLLRATAGYANSFVEEFRREGIPAYAELSTGYFESTEVETVISLLKVIDNPRQDIPLAGVLRSPAVGLKAGDLARIRLASPRGDFYDAVVAASLAGQGELSERLADFLKKLEEWRTIARQGTLADLIWAVYRDTGYYDFTGCLPGGGQRQANLRALHDRARQFETTAFRGLFLFLRFIERLREGGRDFGAARLLSEKENVVRIMSIHKSKGLEFPVVFVAGLGRNFNFRNLNKAVLFHKDLGLGPQLVDAEARVTRPTAAKLALKHRLKMEALAEEMRILYVAMTRAQEKLILVGSARNLPGCARRWCGPAGTAGWALPDGFLAGAGTCLDWLMAALARHRDGAAIRELAACAEEPPAEVAADRSRWRVFFSDSRGRSAEMAEEPVLLAKVRRMEPLEPAGPLAGMIKARLEWSYPAIAVLGRPAKAAVTELKRRFDQLAAGEEQYGEGHFESFRLTAGRPLFMQEKRGLTAAEAGEALHLVMQHLDLTGSLDITAVRSQIEDMVWRELLTPEQAAAVPAEKIAAFFAGPLGRRLLAGFQVLRELPFTMAVQAAEIYPELVPYPGEAVLVQGVIDCLVDEGDGYLLLDYKTGKRPLGRPEEAARRYCGQLNIYARAVESILGRKVKEKYLYLFEPGLEIRCD comes from the coding sequence ATGGAGCAAACTGGGCCGGATGTGCCGGAAAGGGTGGGGGCAATGAGCGGCGGATGGACCGCTGAACAGCTTGAGGCCATATCAGCCAGGGGCGGAGACGTGCTGGTAGCTGCTTCCGCCGGAACGGGCAAGACGGCTGTACTGGCGGAAAGGATCATCCGGCGCATTACCGATCCTATTAAACCGGTGGACGTAGATCGCCTGCTGGTGGTTACCTTTACCAGCGCCGCGGCTGCCGAAATGAGGGAGCGCATCAGACTGGCCCTGGCCAGGGAAATAAGCCGGCGTCCGGAATCGGGGCACCTGCAAAGGCAGGCAGCCCTGCTGGGCCGCGCCTGTATCAGCACGGTTCATTCGTTTTGCCTGGACCTGCTGCGCCAGCATTTTTACCGTATTGGGCTTGACCCCTCCTTCCGGGTGGCTGACGAAACGGAGGCCGCCCTGATTCAGACCGGCGCCCTGGAAGAGGTATTTGAACGGCGTTATGCCGCTGAAGATAACATTTTTGCGGCCCTGGTTGATTGCTACGGGGGCAGGCACGACGATGCCCTGCTGCAAGAACTGGTTCTGGATGCGTATAAGTTTGCCCGCAGCACTCCCTGGCCGGAAGACTGGCTGGACGGACTGGCGGAAGGTTTCAACCTGCCCGGGGGAGCTTCATTCGACCGGACGCCCTGGAGCGCAGTTTTAAAACAGGCAGCAGAAATTGAACTGGCGGGAGCAAGGGCCGACCTGGAAGCGGCTTTAAGAATTGCCCGCGAACCGGGCGGGCCGCAGGCCTATCTGGCCAACCTCGAACAGGAGCATGACCTGGTTTGCCGCCTGCTCCAGTCCTGCCGGACGAACGCGCCGTGGGCTGAGCTTTATTCATATTTTAAAGAGGTCGTCTTCAGCCCCCTGAAACAGTGCCGGAAAGAGGATGCCGACTTAAAGCTGGCCGGGCAGGCCAGAAATTTCAGGGAGAGTGCCAAGAAAAAGGTAATGCAGGTCAAAAGCCGGTATTTTTCCCTCCCGCCGGAGGACCTCTGTGCCGATCTGCGCAGGATGGCGCCGCTTATAAAGGAACTGGCCGGCCTGGTCCGCGAGTTTGACGCAACATACCGGAAAGCCAAAGCAGCCCGCGGCGTGGTTGATTTTAACGACCTGGAGCATTATTGCCTGCAGGTTCTGGCGGAAAAAGGGCCTAGTGGTGCCGTGCCTTCGCAGGTTGCCCATGAATTGCAGGAAAAGTTTGTGGAGGTACTGGTTGACGAGTACCAGGACATCAATGCCGTCCAGGAAACCATCCTGCAAATGGTCTCCCGGAAGGGGGAAGGGCAATCCAACCTGTTTATGGTGGGCGATGTTAAACAGAGCATATACCGTTTCAGGCTGGCCGAGCCCGGTCTTTTTTTAAAAAAATACGCCTCTTTTTCTGCCGGTACCGGCGGCGGGCAGGGGCGGCGCCTGGCCTTAACCGCAAATTTCCGTAGCCGGCAGGGTGTGGTGAGCGCGGTAAACTTCATTTTTAAGCAGATAATGACTCCGGCGGTAGGAGAAATGGCTTACGGGTCAGATGCAATGCTTGTTTACGGGGCGGATTATCCCCCGGTTCCGGAGGGGCAGGGGAACTATGAAGAGGCGGTGGAGTTGCATCTTGTTGAACGCGGCCCTGCCGGCAAAGATGGAGGTGGGGATGATCCTGCCGGCGAAGAGGCTGATGGCGGCGTAGAGGCGGTGGAAGAAATTGAAGAAGAGCTGGAAGCCGGGCAAAAAGAGGCGCGCCTGGTGGCCAGAAGGATTAAGGAACTGCTGGGCGGCTCTCCCGGCGGGGAGCACGCGCTCGAGATTTACGACAGGGAATTAAAAAAATACCGCCCGCTTACCTATCGCGACGTAGCCGTGCTACTGCGGGCTACTGCGGGCTACGCCAACTCTTTTGTGGAAGAGTTCCGCCGGGAGGGCATTCCCGCCTATGCAGAGCTGTCCACCGGTTATTTTGAGTCTACCGAGGTGGAAACCGTTATTTCGCTTTTAAAGGTAATTGATAACCCCCGGCAGGACATACCATTGGCCGGCGTTTTAAGGTCTCCGGCGGTCGGCCTGAAGGCCGGGGACCTGGCCAGGATAAGGCTGGCTTCACCCCGCGGCGACTTTTATGATGCGGTGGTGGCGGCTTCGCTGGCAGGACAGGGAGAGCTTTCTGAACGGCTGGCCGATTTTCTTAAAAAGCTGGAAGAATGGCGCACCATTGCCAGGCAGGGCACCCTGGCGGATCTGATCTGGGCGGTTTACCGGGATACCGGCTATTACGATTTCACCGGGTGTCTTCCCGGAGGCGGGCAGCGCCAGGCCAATTTAAGGGCTCTGCATGACCGGGCGCGACAGTTTGAAACCACCGCCTTCCGGGGGCTGTTCCTTTTCCTGCGGTTTATCGAGCGTTTGCGCGAGGGCGGCCGCGATTTCGGCGCGGCGCGCCTTCTGAGCGAAAAGGAAAACGTTGTGCGGATTATGAGCATCCACAAGAGCAAGGGCCTGGAGTTTCCGGTAGTATTTGTAGCCGGTCTGGGCAGAAATTTTAACTTCAGAAACTTGAATAAGGCGGTGCTTTTTCACAAAGATTTGGGGCTGGGCCCCCAACTGGTAGATGCGGAGGCAAGGGTAACCCGCCCCACTGCTGCCAAACTGGCCTTGAAACACAGGCTGAAGATGGAAGCGCTGGCGGAGGAAATGCGCATACTTTATGTGGCCATGACCAGGGCGCAGGAGAAACTGATTCTGGTTGGCTCTGCCCGCAACCTGCCGGGATGTGCCAGGCGCTGGTGCGGTCCGGCCGGAACGGCAGGGTGGGCCCTGCCGGACGGTTTTCTGGCCGGGGCCGGGACCTGCCTGGACTGGCTGATGGCGGCGCTGGCCCGTCACCGGGACGGGGCGGCAATTAGGGAACTCGCTGCTTGTGCGGAGGAACCCCCGGCAGAGGTTGCCGCCGACAGGTCGCGCTGGAGGGTATTTTTTTCTGATAGCAGAGGCAGGTCGGCAGAAATGGCTGAAGAGCCTGTGCTGCTTGCAAAGGTGCGCCGGATGGAGCCGCTGGAACCGGCCGGGCCGCTGGCCGGTATGATTAAGGCAAGACTTGAATGGAGCTACCCGGCAATTGCAGTTTTGGGCAGGCCGGCCAAAGCCGCGGTGACAGAGCTCAAACGCAGGTTCGATCAACTGGCGGCAGGGGAGGAACAGTATGGGGAAGGTCACTTTGAAAGTTTCCGTCTCACAGCCGGCAGGCCTTTGTTTATGCAGGAAAAGCGCGGCCTGACCGCAGCCGAGGCGGGAGAGGCCTTGCATCTGGTTATGCAGCACCTGGATTTGACCGGTTCTCTGGACATTACGGCGGTAAGGAGCCAGATAGAAGACATGGTCTGGCGGGAACTGCTTACTCCTGAGCAGGCCGCGGCGGTGCCGGCGGAAAAGATTGCCGCCTTTTTTGCGGGCCCGCTGGGCAGGCGGCTGCTGGCCGGCTTTCAGGTGCTGCGGGAGCTTCCTTTTACAATGGCCGTGCAGGCTGCAGAAATTTATCCTGAGCTTGTGCCGTACCCGGGAGAAGCGGTGCTGGTCCAGGGGGTGATAGACTGCCTGGTCGATGAGGGTGACGGCTATTTGCTGCTGGACTACAAGACGGGTAAGAGGCCTTTAGGCCGGCCGGAGGAGGCGGCGAGGCGTTACTGCGGGCAACTGAATATATACGCCAGGGCGGTTGAAAGCATTCTGGGGCGGAAGGTAAAGGAAAAGTATCTGTATTTGTTTGAACCAGGCCTTGAAATAAGATGCGATTGA
- the PorG gene encoding pyruvate:ferredoxin oxidoreductase and related 2-oxoacid:ferredoxin oxidoreductases, gamma subunit: protein MKLDIVISGVGGQGSVLASRALARAAMESGLAVRTSEVIGMAQREGPVTSHIRMGDRLYGAIIPDRAADFLLGLELAETVRGLIKLKPGGTVIASLSAIVPVSVELGISKYDKDTLIQYLIEQNEKVFFLDLEELSRQSGHPRTGNAVMLGALSAFPGLPFKPEQLLRSLLSYLPQSLAEINRRAFEIGRRAVEVTLNDIN, encoded by the coding sequence GTGAAGCTTGACATAGTAATCAGCGGCGTCGGCGGCCAGGGTTCGGTGCTGGCATCCAGGGCGCTGGCGCGGGCAGCAATGGAAAGCGGCCTGGCCGTGCGCACCTCGGAGGTTATCGGCATGGCCCAGCGGGAAGGCCCGGTAACAAGCCACATCAGAATGGGAGACCGGCTCTACGGCGCCATCATTCCCGACCGGGCGGCCGACTTTCTTTTAGGCCTGGAGCTGGCGGAAACCGTCCGCGGGCTGATCAAATTAAAGCCGGGGGGGACGGTTATTGCCAGCCTGTCGGCAATAGTTCCGGTTTCGGTGGAACTGGGCATTTCAAAATACGACAAAGACACTCTGATACAATACCTCATCGAGCAAAATGAAAAAGTATTTTTCCTGGATCTCGAGGAACTGTCCCGTCAGTCCGGCCACCCCAGGACGGGCAATGCGGTTATGCTGGGGGCCTTATCTGCATTTCCCGGCCTGCCCTTCAAACCGGAACAGCTCCTCCGCTCCCTTTTGAGCTATCTTCCGCAAAGCCTTGCTGAGATCAACCGGCGCGCCTTCGAAATAGGGCGCCGGGCCGTGGAGGTTACTCTAAATGACATTAATTAA
- a CDS encoding hypothetical protein (containing COG2202, AtoS, FOG: PAS/PAC domain, GGDEF, Diguanylate-cyclase (DGC) or GGDEF domain, and HDc, Metal dependent phosphohydrolases with conserved 'HD' motif.), whose product MPAGDFTSNAQLSKEEAWLFKTIFDQAGFGAAVTDLSGNIKYINEYFAALHGYKPAELLDKNLSALQADNQLQDLLNMEVQLKENGRYRSVKMWHRHASGYVFPVIVDGTLLKDGRGAPKYIAVTAFIPARLKHTGENLQQSEQFFSGIVDSLPEAAFVIDRQGRVIAWNRAMEKMTSVPKSIMLGRDNYEYALPFYGKRRPMLIDLILLPEGVLERFKNNYIYLHREGDTITAEIRLPATPGGENAFLVGSASILRNASGSIAGAVEIVRDITGRMQAEEDLRKSDRKRYEEQLKYLSLHDHLTGLYNRTFFEEELRRLSVSREHPITIISIDIDGLKLFNDSLGHERGDELLKSCARVLKQSLRKSDILARIGGDEFAAILPRTNEKTGLEIAERIRSNTCLYNSGQTGLHLSLSIGVATAETADVPLEEAFKRSDRLMYREKLRHSSSTRSQMIKTLMAALAEKDFITEGHVQRLTRLCLVLGEKLGLSMRQLNDLTLLAQVHDLGKLAIPDHILFKNGPLSDEEWNIMRLHPEKGFRIASSSSDLSGVAGLILKHHERWDGKGYPLGLMGEEIPIECRVLAIADAFDAMTNDRPYSKAKSHEEALTELKRCAGTQFDPDLVEAFLSVYEKVYAN is encoded by the coding sequence ATGCCGGCGGGAGATTTTACCAGCAATGCCCAGCTGAGCAAGGAAGAAGCCTGGCTATTTAAAACGATTTTTGATCAGGCCGGTTTCGGTGCGGCCGTTACCGATCTCAGCGGCAACATAAAATATATCAACGAATATTTTGCCGCCTTGCACGGTTACAAACCAGCAGAATTACTGGACAAAAACCTGAGCGCGCTGCAGGCGGACAATCAGTTGCAGGACTTGTTAAATATGGAAGTGCAATTAAAAGAAAACGGCCGCTACAGGTCGGTAAAGATGTGGCACCGGCACGCAAGCGGCTATGTTTTCCCCGTGATTGTCGACGGGACACTGCTCAAAGACGGGCGCGGCGCACCGAAGTATATAGCCGTAACCGCCTTTATCCCGGCCAGGCTTAAACATACCGGAGAAAACCTGCAGCAATCCGAACAGTTTTTTTCCGGCATAGTCGATTCCCTGCCTGAAGCTGCATTTGTTATTGACCGGCAAGGCAGGGTTATAGCCTGGAACAGGGCTATGGAAAAAATGACGAGCGTGCCTAAATCAATAATGCTCGGCCGGGACAACTATGAATATGCCCTTCCTTTCTACGGCAAGCGCAGGCCAATGCTGATTGACCTGATTCTCCTGCCGGAAGGGGTGCTCGAACGGTTTAAAAACAATTATATCTACCTTCACCGGGAAGGCGATACCATCACCGCCGAAATTCGCCTCCCTGCAACACCCGGCGGAGAAAACGCTTTTTTGGTGGGTTCGGCTTCCATCCTGCGTAACGCTTCGGGCAGCATTGCCGGTGCAGTTGAAATAGTCCGCGATATTACCGGCCGCATGCAGGCAGAGGAGGACCTGCGCAAAAGCGACCGCAAGCGCTACGAGGAGCAGCTTAAATATTTAAGCCTGCACGACCATTTAACCGGGCTTTATAACCGGACCTTCTTTGAGGAGGAATTGCGGCGCCTGAGTGTCAGCAGGGAACATCCGATTACCATTATTTCCATCGATATTGACGGCTTAAAGCTGTTCAACGACTCCCTTGGCCACGAGCGGGGCGATGAGCTGTTAAAATCCTGTGCCAGGGTTTTAAAGCAATCCCTCCGGAAATCCGATATCCTGGCCAGAATTGGCGGGGATGAGTTTGCCGCAATCCTGCCCCGTACCAACGAAAAAACAGGCCTGGAAATTGCCGAAAGAATTCGCAGCAACACCTGCCTGTACAACAGCGGACAGACCGGCCTGCACCTGAGCCTCTCTATTGGCGTGGCCACGGCCGAAACCGCAGATGTGCCGCTGGAGGAGGCTTTCAAAAGATCGGACAGGCTGATGTACCGCGAAAAGCTGCGGCACAGCTCCAGCACCAGAAGCCAGATGATTAAAACCTTAATGGCAGCTCTGGCCGAAAAGGACTTTATCACCGAAGGCCACGTTCAGAGGCTTACCAGGCTTTGCCTTGTGCTTGGAGAAAAGCTGGGCCTTTCAATGCGCCAGCTTAACGACCTGACTCTTCTGGCTCAGGTGCACGATCTGGGCAAGCTGGCCATACCCGACCACATCCTTTTTAAAAACGGCCCTTTATCGGATGAAGAATGGAACATTATGCGCCTGCATCCGGAAAAGGGCTTTCGCATTGCCAGTTCTTCCTCCGACCTGTCAGGAGTAGCCGGCCTCATTTTAAAACATCATGAAAGGTGGGACGGCAAAGGTTACCCATTGGGTCTTATGGGCGAGGAAATACCGATAGAATGCCGGGTACTGGCCATTGCCGACGCCTTCGATGCCATGACCAACGACCGCCCTTATAGCAAGGCAAAAAGCCATGAGGAAGCTTTAACCGAATTAAAAAGATGTGCCGGCACCCAGTTCGACCCGGACCTGGTGGAAGCCTTTCTCTCCGTCTATGAAAAAGTATACGCAAATTAG
- a CDS encoding indolepyruvate ferredoxin oxidoreductase, alpha and beta subunits: MSLKLLMGNEAIAYGAAEAGVQVACAYPGTPSSEILETLAALAREKGFYAEWSVNEKAALEVAAGASYAGARALAAMKQVGLNAASDPLMSLAYIGVKGGLVIVVADDPGPHSSQTEQDTRKFAQFAKLPVLDPATPAEAREMVKYAFELSENLLLPVILRPTTRTCHACQDIEFTDGAAPARPLTGFEKNQNWTIFPSLSARKHVWLNQQQEKARELFEKAEFNQLSIDSSNIGIIACGVSYNYVREALQLSGLKASVLKIGTPYPLPRGPVLELFRKAGKILVVEEQEPVVEDQVIALAWQNRLTVPISGKNDRTVPREGELNVDRVRAIIDKFCGREPAGPEAAPAPAPELPARPPVLCAGCPHRASFYIFKDAARGTDAVFTGDIGCYTLGAMAPLAAVDTCLCMGASITIATGLNRVEPDRRQVAFLGDSTFFHSGLTGLINAVYNSANITVVILDNCTTAMTGHQPHPGLKQTAMGPARTSVDIAGLVKACGVEYVRVVDPYDLKAARQAAEEALSRPGPSVVIMKRECATLAKKGRRRTINLKKCLNCSLCIGKLGCPAIRKGSGGPEISAKCFGCGVCAQICPAGAIEAAGQE, translated from the coding sequence TTGAGCCTGAAACTGCTGATGGGCAACGAAGCAATTGCGTACGGCGCCGCAGAGGCGGGAGTGCAGGTGGCATGCGCCTACCCCGGCACTCCTTCTTCGGAAATTTTAGAAACCCTGGCCGCCCTGGCCAGGGAAAAAGGCTTTTACGCGGAATGGTCGGTTAATGAAAAAGCAGCCCTGGAGGTGGCTGCCGGCGCCTCCTACGCCGGGGCACGGGCGCTGGCGGCAATGAAACAGGTAGGCCTCAATGCTGCCTCCGATCCTCTAATGAGCCTTGCCTACATAGGGGTAAAAGGGGGTCTGGTAATTGTAGTGGCAGACGATCCAGGACCGCACAGCTCACAAACCGAGCAGGACACCCGGAAGTTTGCCCAGTTTGCCAAGCTGCCCGTCCTTGACCCGGCAACCCCGGCCGAAGCCAGGGAAATGGTTAAGTATGCCTTTGAGCTGTCTGAAAACCTTCTCCTGCCGGTTATTTTACGGCCCACCACCCGTACCTGCCACGCCTGTCAGGACATTGAGTTCACGGACGGCGCGGCACCCGCCCGGCCCTTAACCGGCTTTGAAAAAAACCAGAACTGGACCATTTTTCCAAGCCTTTCCGCCCGCAAGCATGTCTGGCTAAACCAGCAGCAGGAAAAAGCGCGGGAATTGTTCGAGAAGGCGGAATTCAACCAGTTATCTATTGACAGCTCGAACATCGGAATTATCGCCTGCGGCGTCAGCTACAATTACGTTCGGGAAGCCCTGCAATTATCCGGACTTAAAGCCTCTGTCCTAAAAATCGGCACTCCTTATCCCCTGCCCAGAGGGCCTGTGCTGGAACTTTTCAGAAAGGCCGGGAAGATCCTGGTGGTCGAGGAACAGGAACCTGTGGTTGAAGATCAGGTGATTGCCCTTGCCTGGCAGAACAGGCTGACCGTGCCCATCTCCGGCAAGAACGACCGCACCGTACCGCGCGAAGGAGAGCTAAACGTGGACAGGGTAAGGGCAATTATAGACAAATTCTGCGGCAGGGAGCCTGCCGGACCGGAAGCTGCCCCCGCACCCGCACCGGAACTGCCCGCGCGCCCTCCGGTGCTCTGCGCCGGCTGCCCCCACCGGGCCTCGTTTTACATTTTTAAAGATGCCGCCAGAGGTACAGACGCCGTATTTACCGGCGATATCGGCTGCTACACGCTGGGCGCCATGGCTCCTTTGGCGGCTGTGGACACCTGCCTGTGCATGGGGGCAAGCATTACCATTGCCACCGGCCTGAACCGGGTGGAGCCTGACCGCAGACAGGTAGCCTTCCTGGGCGACTCCACCTTCTTTCATTCCGGCCTCACCGGCCTGATCAACGCCGTATACAACAGCGCTAATATCACCGTGGTAATCCTGGACAACTGCACCACTGCCATGACCGGCCACCAGCCGCACCCTGGCTTAAAGCAGACCGCCATGGGGCCTGCCCGGACCAGCGTGGACATTGCCGGGCTGGTCAAAGCATGCGGCGTTGAGTATGTGCGCGTAGTTGATCCTTACGACTTGAAAGCGGCCAGACAGGCGGCAGAGGAAGCCTTAAGCCGTCCCGGCCCGTCCGTAGTAATCATGAAAAGGGAATGCGCAACCCTGGCTAAAAAAGGCAGGCGCAGAACGATAAATCTTAAAAAATGCCTAAACTGCAGCTTATGCATCGGCAAGCTGGGCTGCCCCGCCATCAGGAAGGGCAGCGGCGGTCCCGAAATTTCTGCCAAATGTTTTGGGTGTGGAGTATGCGCCCAGATCTGTCCTGCAGGAGCAATTGAAGCGGCCGGTCAGGAATAG
- the PaaK gene encoding coenzyme F390 synthetase — translation MTLIKNAENTNLEKIFIYQEKKLREFLPRLYASSPFYRRKLDEAGIDPKSVRTLADLARLPFTTKEELRNGYPLGLMAVPEEKVVRVHSSSGTTGKPVIVPYTAKDVKTWAEMMARCLAMAGVTIRDRVQVTPGYGLWTAGIGFQAGVELLGAMAIPTGPGNTEKQIEMMLDLRTTVLIGTSSYGLLLAEEIHRRGLKEKIKLRLGIFGSERWGGKMRARIEELLGIETFDIYGLTEIYGPGISIDCPAHSGLHYWHDHLLFEIVDPVSGRQLSPGEEGELVITTLTKEGMPLLRYRTRDITRIIERQCPCGSPYPMTERILGRTDDMIKVKGVNIYPGQLDHVLQGTDGAGSEYQIILTRNQGKDSISIRVEGKDGWPADKLAGQLRKNIKARIGILADVEVVPYGSLPRSEKKSKRVYDYREC, via the coding sequence ATGACATTAATTAAAAACGCAGAAAACACGAATCTTGAAAAGATTTTCATTTACCAGGAGAAAAAGCTCAGGGAATTCCTGCCCCGTCTGTACGCCAGTTCGCCCTTTTACCGCCGCAAGCTGGACGAGGCCGGAATAGACCCCAAAAGCGTCAGGACATTGGCCGATCTTGCCCGGCTGCCTTTCACAACCAAAGAGGAATTGCGCAACGGGTATCCGCTGGGGCTGATGGCGGTGCCGGAGGAAAAAGTAGTCAGGGTTCATTCTTCATCCGGTACTACCGGCAAGCCGGTAATAGTACCTTACACCGCCAAAGACGTAAAGACGTGGGCCGAAATGATGGCCCGCTGCCTGGCCATGGCAGGAGTTACCATCAGGGACCGCGTCCAGGTAACGCCAGGATACGGCCTCTGGACGGCAGGAATTGGCTTCCAGGCCGGGGTAGAGCTGCTGGGCGCCATGGCCATCCCCACCGGACCGGGCAACACAGAAAAACAAATTGAAATGATGCTCGACCTTCGGACCACCGTTTTAATCGGCACATCTTCATACGGGCTTTTGCTGGCCGAGGAAATCCACAGGCGCGGGCTGAAGGAGAAGATCAAACTGCGCCTGGGTATTTTCGGATCGGAGCGTTGGGGCGGCAAAATGCGCGCCAGAATTGAAGAACTCCTGGGCATTGAAACCTTCGATATTTACGGCCTTACTGAGATTTACGGACCGGGGATTTCCATCGACTGTCCGGCCCACTCCGGCCTGCACTACTGGCACGATCACCTGCTTTTTGAAATTGTCGACCCGGTCAGCGGCAGGCAGCTTTCCCCGGGAGAGGAAGGGGAACTGGTAATTACCACCCTGACCAAGGAGGGAATGCCCCTGTTACGCTACCGGACCCGCGATATCACCAGAATAATCGAAAGGCAGTGCCCCTGCGGCAGCCCTTACCCGATGACCGAACGCATTCTAGGCCGTACCGACGACATGATCAAAGTCAAGGGGGTCAACATCTACCCCGGCCAACTGGATCACGTCCTGCAGGGAACAGACGGCGCCGGCAGCGAATACCAGATAATACTCACCAGAAACCAGGGGAAGGACAGCATCTCAATCAGGGTTGAAGGCAAGGACGGCTGGCCTGCCGACAAACTGGCCGGACAACTCCGCAAAAATATTAAAGCGCGGATCGGCATCCTGGCCGATGTAGAAGTCGTACCTTACGGCTCTTTGCCACGCAGCGAAAAAAAGAGCAAAAGGGTCTACGACTACAGGGAGTGCTGA